caccttgcagtcaCTGGGGCTTCTCTGAGCTTTGACCAGGACTCCATAACTACTCCTGACTCCACCCTGGCTGTTTCTCTCTCAGTGGCCTTGTGGAGGTCCCCTCTCCAGGTTTTCCACAGATCAGGGCCATGGTCTCACACACACGTGCCCCCAcgccctctctcccaccctcacAAACCTAGGATGGCGAGCACGGTGCCACCCTTGAGCACCTCCATGGAGCCAGAGCAGACAAAGTAGAGGGCCTGCAGGGCATCGCCTTGGTGGATGAGGTACTCGCCCGGCGTGCAGAAGGCGGGCCGCAGGGCCAGAGACAGTGCCCGCAGGCAGCCGCGGCTGGCCGCCTCAAACAGTGGCAGCTGCAGGACCTCCTTGTGCAGGTGCATGGCGATGTCTGCGCGCAGCTCGTCAGGGAGGCTCTGCAGCAGCTGCGGGTGAGCAGGTGCGGGGTGGGGGGGTTGGGAGTGGCAGAAGAGGAGGTGGCCTCCAGCCAGCCCCTCTCCACCCTGGCAGGCCTCAGGAACAGGGGAGGCATGGGAGGGACCTGAGGCCTCTCTCACAACTCCAAGCTCCACACAGGGTGGCAGCGAGGGGGcttcctccacctccctctcAATCACTTTAGCGCCCAGAGCAGCCCAGCTTCCCACCTCAGTGAGCACCAAGCCCCCAGACCTAACTGGGGTTCAGAGGGCCCTCCAAGCCTTCTTAGCTGCCCTCTGTCCCATGCTGCTGTCCCCTCAAGAGAGAAGGGAGGCACAGGGGCCAAAATTCTGCATTCATCCTCCCCCACTCCTGATAATTCTAGGCCATTGCAAACCCCCTGAGGGAGCAAAGGCTAGCAGGCCCAGCCCTGGAGGCCGCACCTCGGTGGTGTCGATGCCATTGTTCACCGCCCAGGTGGCCTGGAAGTACTCCAGCATGCGCTGCTTGAGGGGCTTGGGGATACGGTGGATGCGGATGTAGTCGCGCAGGTCGCGCGTGCGGCTGTGGTACAGAAAGCGGCGGGCGTACATGCGCTGGATGATGGCCGTCACGTTCCCAAACACCACCGCGTGCAtcagggctgggggagggtgaCGAGAGGGGGTCACCTAGGGGACCTGGCCCGGCCTGACACCACGCTGGGCTCATCTGTCCTCGGCCCCGCACGCTCCTAGGCAAGGCCCGAAGGCCGCTGTGCGGGCGAAGTCTCCCCCACCCCGGCCTCGGGTTCCGCGGCCACCTAAAGCGGAAGAGCCCCCGGCCTCAGGCCCTCCGGGGAGTGGGACGGCGCCGCCTGCGGGCAGAAGTCTGGGAGTGGCCCCGGGAAGACGCGCGCGGCCGGGCTCACCGCCGATGAGCATGGTGCAGATGGAGAAGATCTTCTCGGTGTCCGTGTTGGCGGACACGTTGCCGAAGCCCACGCTGGTGAGGCTGCTGAGTGCGAAGTAGAGGGAGGTGATGTAGGCGCTGCGCAGCGACGGGCCGCCCAGCAGCTCCAGCCCCGTCCCGTTGGcctcgctgctgctgctgcagttgTCACTCTGGCCGGAGCTGTTCCCTCCAGCTGGTCTCCGGCCCACCAGGTAGTAGGGAGTCTCCAGTCGGCGGGCCAGCTCCTGCAGCCAGCCTGAGGGGGGAACAGCAGGGCCTGAGCAGGCAGGAAGACTGTGGGCGAGGATGCCGGGCCCTGGGGGTGGGGACACGCAGACACAGACCCAGCCCCATGGCTTCCCGCCGCTTTGCCCCTTCACTGCCAGCCTAGCACACCCCTCTCCACCCCCTCAACCCTCAGAAGAGTCTGCCATTTCCCCAGCCAGCTCCTATTGGCACTGAGGATGACACAAGGGAAATCACACCCCTTCCCCCATGGCTGGCACCCATCCCAGGTAACGGGCCCAGTCGGAGGGCCTGGCTGGCGTGGGCAAAAGGACTGGGGTGCTCACTGCATTCAACCACAGCCTCAACCCCAAAAGATGGATGGTGAGGCCACCTCCGCCCTCACCTCCACCTGTCCAACGGGACTCCTCTTCCTGCATTTCTCTGAGCCCATCAACTCCAGAAggtcctccctcccctccccattcaGTCTCATCCATCCCCACAGCCACACAAACCACTCAGCCTCACACACAGGTCCCAAGCACGCCTGCatggacatgcacacacactgttAAGGCTATGTGTGTGCCCCACACAGTCAAGAAGACAAGGACACATGTATGCCCCTTACAGGCGCCTCAACACAGCCACTCACTGAAAAGGCTGTGCACACTTGGGAGAGGGACAAAGGTACACTGGTACCTACACGCTGTCAGGCAGGGGGTGAAGACACACTTTCGTGGACAAGAGCACACAGGCGAATACATTCACACaggtgcgcgcgcacacacacacacgtagtcACAGGCTAGACTGGGCCACGGAGCAGAGGCTGGATTGCCCCTCAGCCCGAAGTTCTCCACCTGGCCTTGGCATGGAGTAGGGTTGTGCACTGAGGTCTCTCCCAAGGCTGGGTGCTGGGAGTCACTCTTGAGCCTAGCTGGAGAGTTGCAGGAGCTCTAGGGTGTTGGATGGGGGATCCCAAGATCCACAGAGGTCCTGGCAGAGCTGGGGGCCATGGGGTGCAAGGGAGAGAGGGCGGATTGGCTGATCTAGAATGGTGAGGCAGAGGGTATGTGTGGCTGTGGCTTGGGGTCACAGGATGCAGTTGGACCCCACCTCTCCACTTGTgccctgctcctcccacctcagcacagacccccTACTCCAGACTGTCCCCAACACTTCAGGCATATGGGTCCTGTGGCCCCCACACACTTGtcatccacccactcattcattcagcaacctCACACACTgtgtgccaggagctgggggccCCACAGGAGCTCCCTGAGGGCTCCAGTTCAGAAGGGCAGGTGACATAGGGCCAGAACTACATCTCAGAGGTGCCACACggcaggaagggaggggggcTCTAACCAAGTGCCATGGGCTAGGGCTAGAAGGCTTCTGGAAGAAGGGACATTTGTGCTTGGTCTCAAAGGGTAGTAGGGTTTTGATACAAAGAAACTGAGGGGGTCATTCCTGGTGGAGGGACAGGCACGAGCCAAACCTGGAGACTGATATTTTAAGACAAGTACAGGCAAGTAGCTCAGTTTGGCTAGAATGTGGGGTTAACACTGAGGGCATTACATTCCAGGCTAAGGAATTTAGGAGGATGTACTAAGACCTGCACCAAGGTGGGGGCTCACCTTCCCATTATCTGAGATGTGCCATAAGAATGCAATGGAGTAcatggttgggcgcagtggctcatgcatgtaatcccagcactttgggaggtcgaggtgggcagatcacaaggtcaggagttcgagaccagcgtgaccaacatggtgaaaccccatctctactaaaaacataaaaattagccaggcatggtggcgcatgcctgtaatcccagctacttgggagactgaggcagaagaattgcttgaacacaggaggcggaggttgcagtgagccgagattgcgccgttgcactccagcctgggtgacagagtgagactgtctccaaaaaaaataaaataaaattggagtaCGTAAAACTCTTCACAGTCACTGTTTAGTTGGCCTCTGAGGGTGAAGCTACCCAAAGCCAAATGCCCAGGATAGGGAAGGTGGGGAGAAGCAGCAGGACACAGGGGAGGGTGGCAGGGAGGCCTCTGATCTTTCAGTCTTGGCCATGGGGCATCAGCAACCCCTGAAGCTGGGGCCAGGATTGTGCCTCCAGGTGGGCGGGGTCAGGCCAGCAGGAGCTGTCCTGGAGGCTGGGGGCTCGCACACCAAGGAGTGCTCTGAGTTCTCTCCCCCAATACTCAGCACAGCCTTGTGAAAATCCAGCCCACCTCCACTGGGCTAGTGGGAACCTGGGGAAGGAACTCTGTCCACATCATGGGCAGTGGAAAAGGAAACCCAGGCAAGGAAGCTTGGAGAAGGAGCTGCCCACCAGACTGAACTGGGCCAGCTGCCcacccccccacctcagcctcacctcCCCCTACAAGGAACTCTCCTGCTAGGGCTGGACTTGGAGAGGTCTGGGTTTGGTGCCAACCCAGTTAGGGGGCAGATTCCCTGGAGAAAGAGGAGATGATGATGTGAAGAACTTGTAAAGTCTCTAAATGTAGACTAGTACCGGCTCAAATGGAACGAAACCACCCTGGAACTCAGGGGTCAAGGGTGAAAGAATATAATGTGTATCTGCAAGGGTCGACCCACCCTTGCCCATCCTGTGGAGCTCAGAGACTCTTGGGAGCTGAAGGTGTTCTTAATGTCAGATCAGCAACCCCTGTGAGGTGGTTGGAAGAGACGAGTCTCGTGGACACAAGACCAAGGGTGTCTGGGTCCCATTTCAGGGGGCGGGAGTGGACCTGGGGATTTGGTGTCTCAGCCCACTTTGGGGGTGGTGGAGACAGGCTTTGTTTCACCATTGTCCATCTCGTGGCCCTCTGACTGTGTTTGCCATGTGGCCGTCTGACCCCAGAGCAGCTGACACCACAGGCTTCCTCTGGGAATAGCAGGCACCAAGGAGGTGTCACTGCCCGGAGTGTCCTGGTTTCCACCTACTCAGCAGCGAGAGCACTTGGGGGAAATTTCAAATGGGTCCTCTGTGACACACACAGGCCTCCCGTGAGTTTGCAGAGGGAGAGAGGATTCACAGGAGCCTTGTAGTTCCCAGGGAACTGATCAGACCGGGTTTCTAAGGCTGATCTGGACACCTGGTGACTCTGCCAAGGAGCAGACAGTCATACGAGGCCacctgccgggtgtggtggctcacacctgtaatcccagcactttgggaggccgaggcaggtggatcacaaggtcaggagatcaagaccatcctggctaacacggtaaaaccccgtctctactaaaaatacaaaaaattagccggcgtgctggcggatgcctgtagtcccagctacttgggaggctgaggcaggagaatggcgtgaacccgggaggcggagcttgcagtgagcctagatcacgccactgtactccagcctgggtgacagctcaaaaaaaaaaaaaaaaaaagccacctgcATCTGGAAACCCAGCTAAATGTCAGTTACCTGGAAGCTGACAGAGGGCTGGAGGGCTGGGGAGGAAGAGGTCAGGTTTGATTTTGGACCTGAGGCGCATCGAGAGTTAAAAacagctggaatggaatggtttggctAGAGAAAGGGTGGAAGTTGAGATGCTCACTCGGTGTCAGTGGAATAGCCGAGGGAAAGCAAGGTGAAGGGGGAGAGCTGTGAGGAAAGGTCTGGAGACCCTGGAACTTGGAGGAGCTGGGAGGAGGCCAGCCAAGGGCTGCATCACCCACAGCTGAGAGGAACTATGGTTGGCAGGGTCAGGTGATACAGGGACTTCAAGGAGGATGAGGGTTTGGTCCCAGAAGGTCACTGTGACCTTCCAGATGACATTTTGGGTGCAGAGGTGGGGGTGGAAGCCCTCCCAGCAGGAGTTAAGATGTGAGTGGGTGGTGAGCAGAGAGGAGCTGTGGAAGGAGAAGAGGTGACATGAAGGAGAGTGAAGATGCTGGGGACGCAGAAAGCCTGCTTTTTAGGCCAGGGGAGAGCAGAGATGCAGCGGGGAGAAATGTGGACTAGAGATGACAGGAGAAATGTGGACTGGAGGTGACAAGAGAAAGGCAGGGGCCTTGGAAGCTAAGGTGGTGGGGACAAGCTTCAGAGAGGATgcggggggaggggtggggagtgcCGGGTGTCAGAGAAaccctggagggcagtggctcccTGCTTGGCCTTCCCAACGGGGCAGGGGTTTAAGGAATGTGACCAACATTTGGCCACAGGAGGCCTGGATGGGCGACTGGGACTCCTTGGGCTTTCTCCACAAGGCCCAGCTGCTGGAGAACAGGCCTGTCACGTGGTGGTGGCTGtcacactcacacctgcacaccCTCTTCTATGATTTGCACACGTGCAGACTTGCACAGGTCCCTGACACCACACATCTGCACCCACACTGGCACTCACACTCCTCTGACACAACTCCCTCCCCACCACATGCAGAGGGAGCCTCCAGTACCAATCTCAGGCAGCTCGGATTCGCTGCTCTCGATCTCCCGCTGGCCAATGTAAAACCAGACGCAGGCGACCCAGTGCGCGAGCAGGGCAAACACGGCCATGAGCAGTGTCAGCACCACGGCGCTGTACTGCGAGTACCGGTCCAGCCGCGGAAGCAGGCGCAGCAGGCGCAGCAGGCGCACAGTCTTCAGCAGATGGGCCCCGAAGTACTGAGAtgcggggagggagggagggagggaggtcagCGGGCTGGCCCTGCCTGTCCCCTGGCCAAGcccacccacccagccagcccAGCCACACTGACCACGTTGACCTTGAAGGCATGTAGCAGGTCAAAGGGCAGCGCCGCGATGACATCCAGCAGGAACCAGGTGGTGACGTAGTGGAGGCAAATGGACTTTGGGGCAAACACCACCTGGCCCGACTTGGACACAAATGTGGTACGGAAATTCAGCACAATGTCTGTGGGGAATCCGGGTGGGAGTCAGCACTGGGGCTGGGGGGCAGCCACTCTTGCCTGGACACCTGCTCACTTTCTCAGTAGTTGACACTGTCCCCGGCCCTTCCCGTACATCATCTTAGTTCTCACAGTAACTGTAACAGGTAGACATCATTTTGCCTATTTTACAAAGGGGGAATCTATTTTATGGAGGCTCAGTGAGGCTTTGACCAGCTCAAGGTCATATAACTTCTAAGTGGCAGATGTTTGGAACCTAGGTCTGATTTCAAAGCTCACAGGTTACAAATGAGAGAGGGCGAGGGGGGCACTGTAGCACCCTGGAAGCCACGTGGACTATCCCCAGCAAAGCCCCAGGGCGCCAGCAAAGGGTGGGGCGGAAGGGGCAGAGTGCACGCACCAAGGATGAAGAGGACCTCCACGGCCAGGTCACAGACGCTGGGCGGGCCGCGGGCGGCACTGGGCTCCCGTGCTGTGCTCACACACACGCTGTAGGGCACAGTGACAGCCACATAGAGTGTGGCGAGCAGGATGAAGCCATCCCAGGTGGCTCTCAGTGCCCCACAGTGCAACAGGATGAAGGGCGACTTCCGGATGGCGGCTACTTTGTACTCAGGCAAGTTTGGTTTCTCCCCAAACACCCCCTGAGTGAGGCAGGGCAggtccaggcagagagaaaagaatattGGCACAGGCTGAGTTTGGATAGAGTCTGGGACCCGCATCCACCTCCTTTCTATCCCTGCATTATCGAAGCAGCATCTGCTTCGAGATGGCATtagcatctccattttatagatcagAAAACTGAAGATCAGGAAAGTTAAGTGACTTAGCTTCGGCCACACAGCTGCTTAGGGGAGGAGCCAGGATTGAACCAAGGcccatctgcctcccaggccagGACTTTCTTCTGATGGATCAGGCATGTGATCTTCCCTCCTTCAGTCCCaacccccaaagtgctggcaagGCCTGGGTGGCCCCTAGACATTCTCTCTGTGGTAGATCAGGTTCCCCTTCCCCATCTTCTGCAtctgcccctcccctctcccacacATCCCAGGGCTGAGCCCACCTTATTGAGCTTGTGCTTGCCCTTGGGCTGCTTCTGCAGGTGCCCGGACAGGTGGTAGAGCACGGCCCGGCTCCGCCGCCGGTTGGCATTGAAGCCTTTGGATCGTGCCCGGCCATATCGGCGCCGGCCACCACCTGCGAAAGAAGAGGGGCCCATGAAGATGATGGGTGTGTGCCCACACACCCTAGCTCTGGGTCAGGTGTAGGACACAGTTGCTGGCCCATGGACTGGTCTGGCTCATTGACCACTTAGAATGTTTAGAGTTGGGGGCTCAGGTATTcctcacttcctgggttcactTGCCCAGCCCAGCAATGGGCAGTCCTAGGAGTGTTTACAGACACTACCTCTGGGGTCTGCTTCCAGGAAGAGGAGGTTTGGACCAGAGGATCTCTACAGGGAAAGGCCTGGGACAGGAAGCGAGGAGGTACCTCACAGGGCCAGGGTGGAGAACTAGCAGGAGGCCGTCAGCAGAGGTGTGGGAACTTACAGCAGGAGCCCAGGAGCTAGTGCAGGGACCAGAGGGTGACAATGAAGGCTGACATCATGGAGAGGCAGACCCAGCACTGGGAGTACGCGAGTGGGAGTGGAGAGTACCCCCAGCATCCCCAAATGGCAAAGAGGCCTTGACAGCTTTGTAACCTGCCCAAAGGCCTGCCCCAGCCTTGGAGGACACAAGAGGGGAAAGACTCGAAGAACTTAAAAGCAGGCTTTGCCCAGAGCTCCACCCCCAGTCAGGTTTGCTGTAGGAAAGAGGAACCTGGTGGGTCTGTGCTCAACCTTTTTAACTGGTCAGAAAGTACCTGCTTCACAGGTACAATTGGGTTTGTTTGCTTTCAGTTTCTTAATAAAGTTGACTTAAAAACTCCAACTTTGTCTCAATCTgtctatttggaaaaaatattcccaTACCGAGGAATGTGGAGATGAGAGCAGCACAGGCCTCTCAGGCAGCCTGAGTGGGAGTGAAATGAATGCAGGGGGCATGGGGGACCCCCGTACTCAGACTGGGTGCCAAGGCCCCGCCCGGGCCTGCGGCACCCAATACCCCGACCACAGCACCTACATGCACCTACCTGTCTCCTTCCATCTGTCGGGGCCCCCTCGGTTCTTGGTTTCGCTGATGTCCTTGTGAGAGACTAGGAAGAGAGCCACCT
The sequence above is a segment of the Pan paniscus chromosome 10, NHGRI_mPanPan1-v2.0_pri, whole genome shotgun sequence genome. Coding sequences within it:
- the KCNH3 gene encoding potassium voltage-gated channel subfamily H member 3 isoform X3, producing the protein MQRGCACSFLYGPDTSELVRQQIRKALDEHKEFKAELILYRKSGLPFWCLLDVIPIKNEKGEVALFLVSHKDISETKNRGGPDRWKETGGGRRRYGRARSKGFNANRRRSRAVLYHLSGHLQKQPKGKHKLNKGVFGEKPNLPEYKVAAIRKSPFILLHCGALRATWDGFILLATLYVAVTVPYSVCVSTAREPSAARGPPSVCDLAVEVLFILDIVLNFRTTFVSKSGQVVFAPKSICLHYVTTWFLLDVIAALPFDLLHAFKVNVYFGAHLLKTVRLLRLLRLLPRLDRYSQYSAVVLTLLMAVFALLAHWVACVWFYIGQREIESSESELPEIGWLQELARRLETPYYLVGRRPAGGNSSGQSDNCSSSSEANGTGLELLGGPSLRSAYITSLYFALSSLTSVGFGNVSANTDTEKIFSICTMLIGALMHAVVFGNVTAIIQRMYARRFLYHSRTRDLRDYIRIHRIPKPLKQRMLEYFQATWAVNNGIDTTELLQSLPDELRADIAMHLHKEVLQLPLFEAASRGCLRALSLALRPAFCTPGEYLIHQGDALQALYFVCSGSMEVLKGGTVLAILGKGDLIGCELPRREQVVKANADVKGLTYCVLQCLQLAGLHDSLALYPEFAPRFSRGLRGELSYNLGAGGGSAEVDTSSLSGDNTLMSTLEEKETDGEQGPTVSPAPADEPSSPLLSPGCTSSSSAAKLLSPRRTAPRPRLGGRGRPGRTGALKAEAGPSAPPRALEGLRLPPMPWNVPPDLSPRVVDGIEDGCGSDQPKFSFRVGQSGPECSSSPSPGPAPADNPILLPTESGLLTVPHGPSEARNTDTLDKLRQAVTELSEQVLQMREGLQSLRQAVQLVLAPHREGLCPRASGEGPCPASTSGLLQPLCVDTGASSYCLQPPAGSVLSGTWPHPRPGPPPLMAPWPWGPPASQSSPWPRATAFWTSTSDSEPPASGDLCSEPSTPASPPPSEEGARTGPPEPVSQAEATSTGEPPPGSGGLALPWDPHSLEMVLIGCHGSGTVQWTQEEGTGV